A region of the Phoenix dactylifera cultivar Barhee BC4 chromosome 10, palm_55x_up_171113_PBpolish2nd_filt_p, whole genome shotgun sequence genome:
tgcAAACAAGGATACAGGATCAACATCATATTTTTCTGAGTATTGCTTATCGATTTCTGACACTACTAGTGATCATACTATCATCGGTTTATTCATGCATCTATCTTGAGTATCTAATCAGTTCGTTTGCAACCGCGTATGCAACATGAAAATTGTTTGATTCTGCATACACTTGATATATCAGGCCACTGGCGGTTTCTCCCTTGTTATGGCTTGATAGATGCTAAAAGATCAAggaaatttaaattatttcttGCTTTTCAGAAGCAATTCCCAACATCCAAAGAATGGAGAATGGATAAGACTTTATACTAGGTGGCATGCGAGTGCTGTTTTACTTCAGTAATCAATAATGGTCAGATGTGTAGCTAATCCCTGCAGATAAATATGTATTTGAGTACTATAAGTTGCTTAAAATAAGATCATGCTAATCACCCTTTATCCTAATGTTAGAAGCCTCTGGTGAAAAAAATGGAAGGTTCAGATGAAATATACAAGGTTATTGTTAGCCACCTCTCATAGTTGGGACGGATCCTAATCTTCGAAGGATGCTTTAGAGCTACTTGTGACCACTCATTTGGAGCGAGATGGGGAAGATATTATATTCCAGGTTGGTCAACCTACTCACCAGGGGAAAAATCTTCTGAACATCAAGAGAGGTTCTTTATGGCATTCAGGCACTGCACCAATAGCCAATGCCTCATTCATAGCTTACCCTACTAATATCACTGTCTTCGtatgaaagagataaaaaggaaagcTGAAAAAAGATGGACAAAGAGTGTTGGATCTTTTATTCACTTGTCTCCTGTTGTTGCGCTTCCTTTATATCTCCCTTTTCAACGTGAGTCCCATAAACGAGCTCACTGGCCACCGGTTGGTTCGTATCCCTCCTAATAGACTCGAACACAATCCTGCATTTGCCCCCCCCAAACCGATGGATCTGCTTTCCTGTGGCTAACAGGATTATAGGAAGTAACAGCATAATTATGGGTGTCTGATAACTCTTAACCACTAGATTGTCTCCTGTGCTCCCTCCGACTGCTGATCAAGTATCAGAGGGGTATTATTATTATACTCGAGCTATCATTATACCTAATGTCTGCTTTCAATTATCACTCTGATGTTGTTTCACATCCTAATTAGCATAGGTAGAGGCACAGAAATACCTTTTGAATCCTTGGATGGTATATTTGTGAAATTTGGAGGTGATAATTGGGGGGAAAAAATGGAGCAACAAATCATATTATCCTATTAGATCTTATTGGCCTATGGGGACATGGATCCTAACATTGTTGGATCCTTGTCGAGCGGATCTCCAACACAACCCGACCCATGTGGACCGGTGGGACCCATTCACGAGTGTCTAACTCGAGCCTCAAGGCTCAGAAAACAACCCCTGCTCTAATTTAATCATAAATGCTTCTATTCTATTCCATTCTATCCTATCTTACCATTCAAACATATTATTTTACTGGAGAATTGCCAGAAAATTTTTAATCTCTTCCTCCCACGAAGCCCATGAATCAAATGATACGGTTCAGAGAAACTTCCATTTGCGCCAGCTATTTATAGAATATCCAATAGCCTTCTTATGATATATATTGCAGTTATCAATCAGACAATCACATGCGCTGCACCATATAAACCTAATTTATATCATATGTGCGTGTAAACTGCTGCTTTATTATATAATCTTACACTATCAACACAGTCTTATTTTAATGGCTCCTAGAGATGATGAACAGGGTTGCAAGGAAGATTCCATCCTACATCGCCTCTGGAGCTTGAGGTGTTCAGTGTAATAGCATGCATTCAAATATCTTAACGGTTAACAAGTTATTATTCTCAGACTACATCAGCCATAGACTTTATATTCTACGATTTCCATGAAGACTTGAAACTAGAATTTGAAAGTAGCTTTCTAAACTTCACGTAGCTTTTTTGTTTGTAAAATTACAGATTATCCCAATATACCCGCCGCCAGTTGTGAAGCCGCAGTCTTCTTCGAATATCTTCCGTAAATATGCTGATGAGTTGGTACAACTGTTCATGGTCAGATACATGACGAAACTCATGCATGGAGAGCGCTTTACTTCACTCTATTACTTTGCTTTTTTTCCCACAAAAGCACCAAAgccaaataataataaatgtcaAAACATTACTAACGTATGTACTGACGTACATGTATCTGCATGGTGTACCATCACAAACAAACGTGAGAAACACCAAAAGTTGGAACCGTGTATTTAATTGCCAATTTCATATAACACGTCCCCTCGCACTAGCAGGCATCTATCCCTATTTTATTTGATGATCAAATAGCCAAAACTTTGGCGACCATAATATCCCTGTTAGGAAACTAAGCTCACAGACGGCCAAATAACTTCGAGCCTTCCTCGCTCCTCCCCAAGCCTTCTTCCACCCAACTCAAACGCCGTAGAAAAAGCCACTGCCTCTCAGGTCTTAACCCACCCCATTTACCTCTTTatctcctttctctcccacCCTCTTCTCCGTCAACCCACAAACCAAAACTCCTTTGTTCTCCTTCTCTCCATTGCCAAAACCGCTGTTCCTCCTGCTGAAATCCAATCTTTCTCTGTTCATAGAGACCATAAAGAGCTATATTTCCTTCTTCCAAACAAAAGCCAGCACCTTTTCTCCACACACCTCTCTCGGAGCCTCCCCTGTCTCCCCAACCCATAAAAATCCCACCTTTTTGCGTCCGGATCGATGTCTTCCAACCGGAGAAGGTTCGTGGTGCAGCATCCGGTGGCCGTCGACATCGGCTGCAGCTGCCGGCGGCCAAAGCTCTCGTCTATGTTCTCCTCCTCGCTGCCAAAATTTCGACTCCCCACATCCCCCGACCCCTTCTCCCCTTCCACATCCACCACCACCATCTCCACCAACTCCCTCTGGGACACCAGCCTCACCGCCACCACTGCCTCCTCCCCCCTGACGTTGTCGCCGTCGCTGCGGCGGTACTCCGTCGCGGAGAACCCGAAGTGGCGGTCGAAGAAGAAGACGGGGAAGGCGAAGAAGAAGGACGTGGTGGAGGAGAGCGTGGCGGTGGTGAAGGAGTCGTCGGACCCGTATCTCGACTTCAGGGACTCAATGCTCcagatgatcatggagatggagATCTACGCGTGGGACGACCTCCGCGACCTCCTCCGCCGTTTCCTCGCCCTCAACTCTCCCTCCCACCACCACCTCATCCTCCAAGCCTTCGCCGAGATCTGGACCGGCGTCTTCTCGGCCCCTtcatcctcctccacctccgcctccgcctccgcctcctgTTCCCGGCCgggcggccggcggcggtgATCGCACTCCCCCTCCCGCGCGCGCCGGCCGGCACGTCACTCGGTCGTGCGAGGAAGTaacagaacaaaaaaaaaaaaaaaaaaaagacagtaGCGGTCGCTCCTGCGGTGGCCCGGACGTAGCTTGTGGGGTAATCTCACCAGGTGGCGCTAGGATCTCGAATCAGGGAAGGCAAAAaaggttttttttcttcctgtGGGTATTTTTGAGTGCTTATAGACCTTATCACCGAGTACTGTTTTTGACTCTTCGTACTGTGAGGCGTGATGTGATGGTAATGATGGGGTGTTGGGGGGGAGCGTGTGGTGTTATGTTTTGATGGATGGGGTGGGCTTTGCATTCACATTTCCTCCAGCCTTTTGCCTTCTTTATTATGACAAAGCTTTCAATGGTTGAGGTTCTAATGAATGAGCTATGGTTTCACAagattttcctttttcttttttcttttcgtttTTTGTATAGATTTCACTATATCTTTCAATGGATCTATTATCTCCGGATTCTTTGCGATGTCATCTAGCTCTCCTGTGGCTCTCTGCAATGTCACCGGAGCAGAGGTGCCTAGCTATAGATCATGAGTGAGGTGAGGCGTGGACAGCTGTGCCCCTTCTCCCTTGCTCGATCAAAGATATTTTATATTAGATACAACTTGATAaacttctatatatatatatatatttatatatacttCTCCAAAATATATTTCACCATTTCTCTCCCTTAGCAAATCAAGTGGCCTATAATTGAGATAGgtaagtttttttctttttagtataTCGGCGGCTCACATAGGATGTGAATGTAgttaataaaatcagaaaataaaatactacataaaagcATTGGCATAGCCCGTGATCTGTCTAGATGACGGATATACATGCATGTTTGGTATGAGTCGCACTTTTCCAGTGCTTTGCGAATATCATGGAGCAGCAGCCGATCTTCGAGTGGACAACTTCGATCATGGATTCACTTAATCACCATGGTTCACGGCCATGCATGTTATACATGAAGGCTTGTTGTAATGTTAGAATTTTCTTTACAATTTAGAGTGGTTTGGATGTTTAATAATTTGCAGCCACATAGAAGGGCAAGGTAGCCAACGGCGAGGGAATCATGATCATGGTCTTTGCAGCATGACAAACTCACTTATTCGTGTTAGGCATTATGAAAGACTTCATTAATCATATCAGAAATAgataacaaaattttcaaaattaggccaatataatatttatattcacACATAAGTGAAAAAATAACATGGAATCTTTCAATCGTTTGCAAAGAGGATATGAGAGATTGCTGATACTATTGATCTCGGtattcaaaaattatagcgTACATGCCGCTACCAGCTTTGAACCTTGACCGCTCTCAAGCAGCGAGAAATACCCAATAGCTAACCTTACCCTCTATGTGGCTGCGAGGCAACCGGCGAGAGAGGGCACTTTCTTTTTTGTAAGGGCTTTTTTGCAAGGTAAGGCAAATGGGGCTGCGAATTAGATAGATTCGAATATAGCCGAATATTAATTTTGGTGAGGTACTGCAGGCCGATCCCGACGATGCCGACTCCAAGGGCACTTTGGAACATTttactttctgattttgttgaatGTCTTCATACTAGAATGGTATGAATTCTGAATCataacaaaaaacaaaagagttgttttcaaattgatatttgcaatttcacatatttaagagagtttacatgcaaaaaattttaattttatttttttcctatttCAACTTGTTTTAACACTTGGATTTATCTAGTGCCTGCTCTTTAATGTTTTCCTTAAAAatattgttttaaaaaaatatttattcgaCAATTAGATAACAAAAAGAGTTGTGGAAGTTCTTTCATTAATCATGGAATTATTCTACTTTATTCTTCTTTATTTATAATAGCTACTATATCTTATTTCATCGAAATATagcttataatatttattgttataGATGCATATACGAGGGGATGcatgaaaatatagaaaaagatTAGAATCTCTTAAAGACACACGATAGATTGCAATGATCAAGCTTCCTTGCTACTGCTATACTAATGGGTGGAAAAACAATATTAATCATCCCCAAGCaaaattattgaagaattttagaGAGATGGTTTGAGTACTATTACAAATCATGCCACGTGATTCCATAGATCAAGATGGTTTGAATTTTAGAGAGACTCAAGCCCGATTCAATTCAGAGAACTAGTCTTGCTATGGTGATATATAGAAATTAGCCAAAATAAATAATGTGCAAGGGATGGCCAACTGGTCTAGATATATGATTCGGAGCAGTTTCAAAGGTCGAAGCATTGGGTACATCTTGTGCTTCAATCTCGTTGCCACTTTCAGCGGACCATTTGGGCTTCTATATATGCAGAAATCTTGTCACCATGTATGATCATGAGCTAGGGCTGAGCCCcacatcatttattttttaagctTGGACTTATCACAAGTTACTAAGAGCACTCCTCTTCACTTTGAAAGGTTATGGGATCACAAGAGATCGACCAGGTATGTCCGGCTAGGGCGTCGCCCGGACTGGGACCATGGTTTG
Encoded here:
- the LOC103703237 gene encoding transcription repressor OFP8; this encodes MSSNRRRFVVQHPVAVDIGCSCRRPKLSSMFSSSLPKFRLPTSPDPFSPSTSTTTISTNSLWDTSLTATTASSPLTLSPSLRRYSVAENPKWRSKKKTGKAKKKDVVEESVAVVKESSDPYLDFRDSMLQMIMEMEIYAWDDLRDLLRRFLALNSPSHHHLILQAFAEIWTGVFSAPSSSSTSASASASCSRPGGRRR